A genomic stretch from Canis lupus familiaris isolate Mischka breed German Shepherd chromosome 17, alternate assembly UU_Cfam_GSD_1.0, whole genome shotgun sequence includes:
- the LOC119877179 gene encoding histone H3-like isoform X1 — MDSQRGTFNYCPAQSERDGAYKDRCGGPGPRYSPSRFAMARTKQTARKSTGGKAPRKQLATKAARKSAPATGGVKKPHRYRPGTVALREIRRYQKSTELLIRKLPFQRLVREIAQDFKTDLRFQSSAVMALQEASEAYLVGLFEDTNLCAIHAKRVTIMPKDIQLARRIRGERA, encoded by the coding sequence ATGGACAGCCAGCGCGGGACTTTCAATTATTGCCCCGCCCAATCGGAGAGAGACGGTGCCTATAAAGACCGCTGCGGCGGGCCGGGGCCCCGTTACTCTCCCAGCCGCTTCGCCATGGCTCGTACGAAACAGACCGCCCGCAAGTCGACCGGCGGCAAGGCCCCGCGCAAGCAGCTGGCCACCAAGGCGGCCCGCAAGAGCGCGCCGGCCACGGGCGGCGTCAAGAAGCCGCACCGCTACCGGCCGGGCACGGTGGCCCTGCGCGAGATCCGGCGCTACCAGAAGTCCACGGAGCTGCTGATCCGCAAGCTGCCGTTCCAGCGGCTGGTGCGCGAGATCGCGCAGGACTTCAAGACGGACCTGCGCTTCCAGAGCTCGGCCGTCATGGCGCTGCAGGAGGCGAGCGAGGCCTACCTGGTGGGGCTCTTCGAGGACACCAACCTGTGCGCCATCCACGCCAAGCGCGTCACCATCATGCCCAAGGACATCCAGCTGGCGCGCCGCATCCGCGGGGAGCGGGCTTGA